A DNA window from Vigna angularis cultivar LongXiaoDou No.4 chromosome 1, ASM1680809v1, whole genome shotgun sequence contains the following coding sequences:
- the LOC108321462 gene encoding transcription factor SRM1, protein MTADEVGSSSEWSKEQDKAFENALAIHPEDASDRWEKIAADVPGKTLEEIKHHYKLLVEDINQIESGCVPLPSYNYPSEGSASHASDEGAGKKGGSSWNSNNESSHGNKASRSDQERRKGIAWTEDEHRLFLLGLEKYGKGDWRSISRNFVVTRTPTQVASHAQKYFIRLNSMNKDRRRSSIHDITSVNNGDVSAPQGPITGQTNGSAANSGKPTKPAPPTPSAAPSVGIYAAPTIGQPIGPLVSAVGTPVNLPASAHMAYGLGAPVPGTVVPGAPMNLGPVPYPMPHTSAHR, encoded by the exons ATGACTGCGGATGAAGTCGGAAGTAGCTCCGAGTGGAGCAAAGAACAGGATAAAGCATTTGAAAATGCCTTGGCAATTCATCCTGAAGATGCTTCCGACAGATGGGAGAAGATTGCGGCTGATGTACCAGGGAAAACCTTGGAAGAGATTAAGCACCACTACAAGCTCTTGGTTGAAGATATTAATCAGATTGAATCTGGTTGCGTACCTTTGCCATCTTATAATTATCCTTCAGAGGGCTCAGCAAGCCATGCTAGTGATGAAGGAGCTGGCAAGAAGGGAGGCAGTTCATGGAATAGTAACAACGAATCGAGTCATGGAAATAAGGCTTCAAGATCAGATCAGGAACGACGAAAGGGTATTGCATGGACAGAGGATGAACACAG GTTATTTCTTCTTGGCTTGGAAAAATATGGAAAAGGTGACTGGCGAAGCATATCAAGGAACTTTGTAGTGACAAGAACACCTACACAAGTTGCAAGCCATGCCCAAAAGTACTTCATTCGGTTGAACTCGATGAATAAAGATAGAAGGCGATCCAGCATACATGATATCACCAGTGTCAACAATGGTGATGTTTCAGCACCTCAAGGACCAATTACTGGCCAAACAAATGGTTCTGCAGCAAACTCTGGAAAACCAACGAAACCAGCCCCTCCAACCCCAAGTGCTGCCCCAAGTGTAGGAATATATGCTGCTCCTACCATTGGACAACCTATAGGACCTCTTGTATCTGCAGTTGGCACCCCAGTGAACCTTCCTGCCTCGGCACACATGGCATACGGTCTTGGTGCCCCAGTTCCTGGGACAGTTGTTCCTGGAGCCCCAATGAACTTGGGTCCTGTGCCATACCCCATGCCACACACATCTGCTCATAGATGA
- the LOC108321420 gene encoding probable serine/threonine-protein kinase PBL28, which translates to MPFGLVSAWNKRRRSKSQDHSDPWIYKPAEFWQLEDHIPQPTKRRHRSCVFTLKEMEEATCSFNDDNLLGKGGFGRVYRGNLKSGEVVAIKKMELPAMKAAEGEREFRVEVDILSRLDHPNLVSLIGYCADGKHRFLVYEYMHNGNLQHHLNGIGERKMDWPVRLKVALGAAKGLAYLHSSSCLGIPIVHRDFKSTNVLLDANFEAKISDFGLAKLMPEGQETHVTVRVFGTFGYFDPEYTSTGKLTVQSDVYAFGVVLLELLTGRPALDLNQGPNDQNLVLQVRHLLKERKKLRKVIDAEMARNSYTIESIFMFANLASRCVHAESNERPSMVDCVKEIQMIIHTNSKGLGMVRHSFRMV; encoded by the exons ATGCCATTTGGTTTAGTCTCAGCATGGAACAAGCGTCGAAGAAGCAAATCTCAAGATCATTCAGACCCtt GGATTTATAAACCTGCAGAGTTTTGGCAGCTTGAAGATCATATACCACAACCAACAAAAAGGAGGCACAGATCATGTGTTTTCACACTCAAGGAGATGGAAGAGGCAACATGTTCATTCAATGATGATAATCTGCTTGGAAAAGGAGGATTTGGCAGGGTCTACAGAGGCAATTTGAAGTCAGGAGAG GTTgtagcaataaaaaaaatggagcTGCCAGCAATGAAAGCAGCAGAGGGGGAGCGTGAATTCCGTGTAGAGGTTGACATATTAAGCAGACTTGACCACCCAAATCTTGTTTCTTTGATAGGATACTGTGCTGATGGGAAGCACAGGTTCCTGGTTTATGAATATATGCATAATGGGAACCTGCAACATCATTTGAACG GAAttggagaaagaaaaatggatTGGCCTGTGAGACTCAAAGTGGCACTAGGAGCTGCAAAAGGGCTTGCTTACCTTCATTCAAGTTCTTGTCTTGGAATTCCTATTGTTCATAGAGATTTCAAATCCACCAATGTTCTTTTAGACGCCAATTTTGAAGCAAAG ATATCTGATTTTGGGCTTGCCAAGCTGATGCCAGAAGGACAAGAGACACATGTGACAGTCAGAGTATTTGGTACCTTTGGTTATTTTGATCCAGAGTATACATCG ACAGGAAAACTCACAGTACAAAGTGATGTGTATGCTTTTGGGGTTGTTCTTTTAGAGCTTCTCACAGGACGTCCAGCTTTAGATTTAAACCAGGGTCCAAATGATCAAAACCTAGTACTACAG GTGAGGCACTTactgaaagagagaaagaagctTCGTAAGGTGATAGATGCAGAGATGGCTCGAAATTCTTACACCATTGAGTCTATATTCATGTTTGCAAATCTGGCTTCACGATGTGTTCATGCGGAGAGTAATGAGAGACCTTCAATGGTAGATTGTGTCAAAGAAATCCAAATGATTATCCATACCAATTCAAAGGGCTTGGGAATGGTTAGGCATAGCTTCAGAATGgtctaa